From Lolium perenne isolate Kyuss_39 chromosome 5, Kyuss_2.0, whole genome shotgun sequence, a single genomic window includes:
- the LOC127302225 gene encoding DNA topoisomerase 3-beta → MAPRVLMVAEKPSIALSIASALSGGRMSTRKGSTDVHEFDGMFQGSHASFRVTSVIGHVFSVDFPPAYQNWEGTDPMDLFNAPVLRSECNPKVHIQRHLAQEARGCTYLILWLDCDREGENICFEVISCTGIPENEVGRRIFRAKFSSVTEKDISNAMDNLVLPNKDEALSVEARQEIDLKVGVAFTRFQTRYFQGKYGNLDSRVISYGPCQTPTLGFCVQRYQQINTFKPEKFWSLRTCIIKDGDEIQLEWDRKKLFDFDVTVMFQKMVASDGALKITDISVKEECKARPSGLNTVNLLKVASSALGIGPQTAMHLAERLYIQGYISYPRTESTAYPASFDFKSVLSALAHNPLWSNNVRALDAGFVKPRQGHDVGDHPPITPMRLAPEEALKTDAWRLYQYICQHFIGTVSPDCKYTRTAVEFTSGGEIFRCVGHRVTSKGFTSIMPWLAVGENILPTFKKGDTISIHKVDIHEGSTTAPDYLSESELISLMEKNGIGTDASIPVHINNISERNYVQVNSGRRLVPTALGTTLIRGYQCIDADLCLPDIRSFIEQQITLIAKGKADDLQVVQHVLQQFMRKYSYFVKKIENMDALFEAQFSPLADSGRLLSKCGKCGRYMKYISTQPMRMYCVTCEEVYYLPQNGSIKLYKEIICPLDGFELLLFSMVGPDAKSFPLCPCCYNSPPFEGIDKLFGALKLDDTGKVGKGAGMPCFLCPHPTCKQSMITQGVCACPECSGTLILDPVSAPKWRLLCNTCNCVVLLPHAAHRITTTDKKCPTCESTIIEVDFNKKATPLEDGATLHEGCILCDELLHSLVEMKHGKSFFMRRGRGRGRGRGRGRGRRGRGRHDDPKMSFRDF, encoded by the exons ATGGCGCCCAGGGTTTTAATG GTGGCGGAGAAGCCCAGCATCGCGCTCTCCATCGCCTCCGCCCTCTCCGGCGGCCGC ATGTCTACACGCAAGGGAAGTACCGACGTCCACGAGTTTGATGGGATGTTTCAGGGATCTCATGCATCTTTCAGAGTGACGTCAGTCATTGGACATGTCTTCAG TGTTGATTTTCCACCTGCATATCAGAACTGGGAAGGGACTGATCCCATGGACCTTTTTAATGCTCCAGTTCTGAGATCTGAGTGCAACCCAAAG GTTCATATCCAAAGGCATCTAGCCCAGGAAGCTCGAGGCTGCACCTATTTGATACTTTGGCTTGACTGTGATCGAGAAGGAGAAAACATATGTTTTGAAG TAATTAGTTGCACCGGGATTCCTGAAAATGAGGTTGGCAGAAGAATATTTCGAGCTAAATTTTCATCTGTTACTGAGAAAGACATATCAAATGCTATGGATAATCTTGTCTTGCCAAACAAAGACGAGGCACTGTCAGTGGAGGCTCGACAAGAAATAGACTTGAAAGTAGGAGTAGCGTTTACTCGATTTCAGACCAGATATTTTCAAGGAAAATACGGCAATCTCGACTCAAGAGTTATTTC GTATGGTCCCTGTCAAACACCTACACTTGGATTCTGTGTACAGCGCTATCAGCAAATTAAcacattcaaaccagagaaattctGGTCTTTGAGAACTTGCATTATCAAAGACGGTGATGAAATACAGCTAGAATGGGACAGGAAGAAACTTTTTGATTTTGAT GTCACTGTAATGTTCCAAAAGATGGTAGCCAGTGATGGAGCTCTAAAAATAACAGATATATCAGTGAAGGAAGAGTGCAAAGCCCGCCCATCTGGTCTTAATACAGTGAATTTGCTAAAG GTTGCATCAAGTGCGTTAGGCATTGGACCCCAGACAGCCATGCACTTGGCCGAACGACTTTACATTCAAGGATACATCAG TTATCCTCGTACAGAGAGCACTGCCTATCCTGCGTCATTTGATTTTAAAAGTGTACTGTCTGCACTAGCACATAATCCTTTGTGGTCCAATAACGTCCGGGCATTGGATGCTGGTTTTGTTAAGCCTCGTCAAGGTCATGATGTTGGGGATCATCCCCCAATTACTCCAATGAGATTAGCACCAGAAGAAGCTTTGAAAACTGATGCATGGAGGCTGTACCAGTACATATGCCAGCATTTTATTGGCACTGTCAGTCCTGATTGTAAATATACAAG GACTGCAGTTGAGTTCACTTCAGGTGGAGAGATTTTCCGTTGTGTTGGTCACCGAGTCACGTCCAAAGGTTTTACATCTATTATGCCATGGCTTGCTGTGGGTGAGAATATTCTTCCAACGTTCAAAAAAGGAGACACAATTAGCATTCATAAGGTTGACATACATGAG GGAAGCACCACAGCTCCTGATTATCTTAGCGAGAGTGAGTTGATTTCTCTCATGGAGAAGAATGGCATAGGCACAGACGCATCAATTCCTGTGCATATAAACAACATTTCCGAGCGTAATTATGTCCAG GTAAATTCTGGAAGAAGATTAGTACCTACAGCCCTGGGAACTACCCTGATAAGAGGATATCAGTGTATTGATGCTGATCTCTGCTTGCCAGATATCCGAAGCTTTATTGAGCAACAGATTACTCTAATTGCAAAAGGCAAAGCGGACGATCTTCAAGTTGTTCAGCATGTTCTTCAACAGTTTATGAGAAAGTACTcttattttgtgaagaag ATTGAAAACATGGATGCTTTGTTTGAAGCACAATTTTCACCTCTGGCAGACTCTGGGCGTCTATTGAGCAAGTGCGGAAAATGTGGTCGGTATATGAAATATATTTCCACTCAGCCAATGAGGATGTATTGTGTAACTTGTGAGGAGGTCTATTATCTTCCCCAGAATGGTTCCATTAAG CTTTACAAGGAAATTATTTGCCCTCTTGATGGTTTTGAGTTGCTTCTGTTCTCGATGGTGGGCCCTGATGCAAAATCTTTTCCACTATGCCCCTGTTGCTATAATAGTCCTCCATTCGAAGGCATCGACAAACTTTTCGGGGCACTCAAGCTTGATGATACTGGCAAGGTTGGGAAAGGGGCTGgcatgccgtgcttcctttgcccGCACCCGACATGCAAACAATCAATGATCACTCAAGGAGTCTGTGCTTGTCCAGAGTGTAGCGGTACACTAATTCTTGATCCAGTCAGTGCACCGAAATGGCGGCTTCTCTGCAACACGTGTAACTGCGTCGTGTTGCTCCCACATGCCGCTCACAGAATCACCACCACAGATAAGAAGTGCCCGACGTGTGAGTCAACTATCATCGAAGTTGACTTCAACAAGAAAGCTACCCctcttgaagatggagctacTTTGCATGAGGGTTGCATCTTGTGTGATGAGCTGTTACATTCGCTCGTTGAGATGAAGCATGGGAAGTCATTCTTCATGCGGAGAGGCAGAGGCAGAGGTAGGGGTAGAGGCCGAGGGAGAGGCAGACGGGGCAGGGGAAGACATGATGACCCTAAGATGAGCTTCAGAGATTTCTGA
- the LOC127304181 gene encoding uncharacterized protein: protein MATTNTKTMSMKLLVDTKAQRVLLAEASKDVVDFLFSLLALPLGAAVKLLRKDPSMFGSVGDIYASFETLDAAYVAPGASKDALLAPSPAVGAGASSILGLPEPAVFFFECQHECRGKDGNYLTDMPGVKCPGCGKEMQAKSRFVTTPAQQRKFFKPRPWLCDDRMVTDVSGVPCPCRYACGQKMEDQCQYVPHPQPQAVVPGVGFVQGIVRYTVTDSLAVAPMSSSVALLSTFAALDLSAIQEKTVQLGHAEGLEILRASLQSRTVLTDVFLGKEEPRDTA from the exons ATGGCAACCACCAACACGAAGACGATGAGCATGAAGCTCCTGGTAGACACCAAGGCGCAGCGCGTGCTGCTCGCGGAGGCGAGCAAGGACGTGGTCGACTTCCTCTTCTCCCTGCTCGCCCTGCCCCTGGGCGCCGCCGTGAAGCTGCTCCGGAAGGATCCTTCCATGTTCGGCAGCGTCGGCGACATCTACGCCAGCTTCGAGACGCTGGACGCCGCCTACGTCGCGCCCGGTGCGTCCAAGGACGCTCTCCTCGCACCCTCGCCTGCCGTCGGCGCTGGCGCCAGCTCCATCCTGGGCTTGCCGGAGCCGGCGGTGTTCTTCTTCGAGTGCCAGCACGAATGCCGCGGAAAGGACGGCAACTACCTGACGGACATGCCCGGCGTCAAGTGCCCGGGCTGCGGCAAAGAGATGCAAGCGAAATCCCGGTTCGTGACGACGCCCGCGCAGCAGAGGAAGTTCTTCAAGCCCAGGCCGTGGTTGTGCGACGACCGCATGGTGACGGACGTGAGCGGCGTTCCGTGCCCGTGCAGGTATGCGTGCGGCCAAAAGATGGAGGATCAGTGCCAGTACGTTCCTCACCCCCAGCCCCAGGCGGTGGTGCCGGGCGTAGGGTTCGTGCAGGGCATCGTGAGGTACACGGTGACGGATAGCCTCGCCGTCGCgcccatgtcgtccagcgtcgcgcTTCTCAGCACCTTCGCCGCCCTGGACCTGAGCGCGATCCAGGAGAAGACCGTGCAGCTCGGCCACGCCGAG GGTTTGGAAATTCTGAGGGCATCGCTGCAGTCCAGGACTGTCCTGACTGATGTTTTCCTTGGCAAGGAGGAGCCCCGCGACACTGCCTGA
- the LOC127298275 gene encoding auxin-induced in root cultures protein 12-like translates to MASAMTQQHRGRAILQLAAVLLLASPAAMLAAAGACESATFPAGKSYTTCSDLPTLGATLHWTYDAADSSLSLAFTAKPAATGGWVAWGINPTGDGMKGAQTLIAFKQTGAYVVNTYNLTGYGPLGAASTPIAYEATELAADDGDNGTVRLYGKLQLPKGMVTVNHIWQVGSAVASNAPAKHAFGQENLDAKGSLSLTGADAPEAAPAPVAGAPLSGESGDMETQVAASPAPSGGKPSPSPSAAAYASSPVLVVLLALAGFLAIV, encoded by the coding sequence ATGGCATCCGCCATGACGCAACAGCACCGGGGCCGCGCCATTCTCCAGCTAGCAGCCGTGCTGCTCCTGGCCTCGCCGGCAGCAATGCTGGCGGCCGCCGGCGCCTGCGAGAGCGCGACGTTCCCGGCGGGCAAGAGCTACACGACGTGCTCAGACCTCCCGACCCTCGGCGCCACGCTGCACTGGACCTACGACGCGGCGGATTCGTCGCTCTCCCTGGCCTTCACCGCCAAGCCGGCCGCAACCGGTGGCTGGGTGGCGTGGGGGATCAACCCCACCGGCGACGGCATGAAGGGCGCGCAGACGCTGATTGCCTTCAAGCAGACCGGGGCCTACGTCGTGAACACGTACAACCTTACTGGGTACGGCCCGCTCGGCGCTGCGTCGACGCCCATCGCGTACGAGGCCACCGAGCTCGCCGCCGACGACGGCGACAACGGAACGGTGCGGCTCTACGGCAAGCTGCAGCTGCCCAAGGGCATGGTGACAGTGAACCACATCTGGCAGGTGGGGTCGGCGGTGGCCAGCAACGCGCCGGCCAAGCACGCGTTCGGACAGGAGAACCTGGACGCGAAGGGCAGCCTCTCGCTCACCGGCGCCGATGCGCCGGAGGCCGCGCCGGCTCCGGTGGCCGGTGCCCCGTTGTCCGGTGAGTCTGGGGACATGGAGACGCAGGTGGCGGCGTCGCCCGCGCCGTCCGGTGGGAAGCCGTCGCCTTCGCCGTCGGCGGCCGCGTACGCCTCGTCTCCGGTGCTGGTCGTGCTTCTGGCACTAGCGGGTTTCTTGGCGATTGTATGA
- the LOC127302230 gene encoding ribosome production factor 2 homolog, which produces MSTIRVPRNMRAKRELLKHAPKLVENGKKMIILHGTKTSAVLNSVLADLFHLKRDHAVKFTKKNDNIRPFESGGETSLEFFSLKSDCSLIVYGSHSKKRPNNLVFGRTYDHHIYDLVEVGVENYKSIESYAYDKKFAPKLGTKPFFAFIGEHFESVEGLKHLKEMLLDHFKGEVVENLNLAGVDRIFVCTAISPTTVYMMHCALRLKRSGTSIPRMELVEVGPSMDLVIRRNRRPSESLQKEAMKAPGHAKKLKNVSNNPIDGKLGRVYIPDQEVSKLALTSDIKGLKRERRDAKKNKEHSKKQKVNPE; this is translated from the exons ATGTCGACCATCAGAGTTCCCAGGAACATGCGCGCCAAGCGCGAGCTCCTCAAGCACGCGCCCAAGCTC GTTGAGAATGGCAAGAAGATGATTATTCTCCATGGTACAAAGACCAGCGCAGTTTTGAACTCCGTGCTGGCAGATCTTTTTCACCTCAAGCGTGATCATGCTGTCAAGTTCACCAAGAAGAACGACAACATCAGACCATTTGAGAGCGGGGGTGAAacttccctcgagttcttctcccTTAAATCTGACTGCAGCCTCATTGTG TACGGTTCTCACTCCAAGAAGAGGCCTAACAACCTTGTTTTTGGAAGGACTTACGATCACCACATATATGACCTTGTTGAAGTTGGAGTTGAGAACTACAAATCCATAGAGTCGTATGCATATGATAAGAAGTTTGCACCTAAACTTGGGACAAAACCTTTCTTTGCCTTCATTGGGGAGCACTTTGAGAGCGTTGAAGGGCTGAAGCACTTGAAGGAAATGCTGCTTGATCATTTCAAAGGAGAG GTGGTAGAGAATCTGAACCTTGCTGGTGTAGATCGGATATTTGTGTGCACAGCAATTTCCCCTACCACTGTCTACATGATGCACTGTGCTCTGCGTCTAAAAAGGTCTGGCACATCTATTCCTAGAATGGAGCTGGTTGAAGTTGGGCCTTCAATGGACCTGGTAATTAGGCGGAACCGACGTCCATCTGAAAGCTTACAGAAGGAAGCTATGAAGGCTCCTGGTCATGCTAAGAAG CTGAAAAATGTCTCGAATAATCCGATTGATGGCAAGTTGGGTAGAGTCTACATTCCAGACCAAGAG GTTTCGAAATTGGCCTTAACAAGCGACATAAAGGGTCTCAAGCGAGAGCGCCGTGATGCCAAGAAAAACAAGGAGCATTCTAAGAAGCAAAAGGTCAACCCTGAGTGA
- the LOC127302233 gene encoding large ribosomal subunit protein eL32z has protein sequence MAVPLLTTKIVKKRTKHFKRAHSDRYIGLKPSWRRPKGIDSRVRRKFKGCTLMPNIGYGSDKKTRHYLPNKFKKFVVHNVSELELLMMHNRTYCAEIAHNVSTQKRKSIVERAAQLDIVVTNKLARLRSQEDE, from the exons ATGGCGGTGCCGCTGCTGACGACCAAGATCGTCAAGAAGAGGACCAAGCACTTCAAGAGGGCGCACAGCGACCGCTACATCGGCCTCAAG CCAAGCTGGCGTAGGCCAAAGGGTATCGATTCTCGTGTCAGGCGTAAGTTCAAGGGATGCACCCTGATGCCCAACATTGGATACGGTTCTGACAAGAAGACCAGGCACTACCTGCCCAACAAGTTCAAGAAGTTTGTCGTCCACAACGTCTCTGAGCTGGAGCTGCTCATGATGCACAACAG GACTTACTGTGCTGAGATTGCACATAACGTGTCCACACAGAAGCGCAAGTCGATTGTGGAGCGTGCTGCTCAGCTTGACATCGTCGTCACCAACAAGCTTGCCAGGCTCCGCAGCCAGGAGGACGAGTGA